The stretch of DNA TGCTCGTGGTGACGGACGAGGTGTACGAGCACCTGGTGTACGACGACGCCGAGCACATCCCGCTCGCCACCTTCCCCGGCATGCGCGAGCGCACGGTCTGCATCTCGTCTGCGGGCAAGACGTTCTCGTTCACCGGCTGGAAGGTCGGCTGGGTCACCGCCGCCGCTCCCCTGGTCACGGCGGTCCGCTCGGCCAAGCAGTTCCTGACCTACGTGAGCGCCGGGCCGTTCCAGTACGCGGTCGCCGAGGCGCTCGCCCTCCCCGGCAGCCACTTCACCGGCTTCCGCGAGGACCTGCGCGCCAAGCGCGACCTGCTCGCCACTGGCCTGACCGAGGCGGGCTTCGAGGTCTTCCGCCCCCGGGGCACGTACTTCATCACCACCGACATCGCCCCGCTCGGCGAGAAGGACGGCATCGCCTTCTGCCGCGCCCTGCCCGAACGCTGCGGCGTCGTCGCCATCCCCAACGCGGTCTTCTACGACGACCGGGAGGCCGGCCGCACCCAGGTCCGCTTCGCCTTCTGCAAGCGTACCGATACGTTGCGCGAAGCAATCGACAGGCTGTCTGACCTGAGGAAACGCCTCTAACAGCGTGGGCCCCGAACGGCGCCACGGGGGAGCGCGCAGGCGGGGCCGACTGTGGGGCTCAGTGCTTGCGCGGCTGGACAGGCGCCCGGGTGGCAGCGTTGCGCCACCACCACAGCCCATTGCAGGTTGCCTGGACGAGGTTGAAGAAGGCCCCGCACCGCGCCACCAAACTCTCCGGCCTTGATGGCGTCGGCCGGCGTGGTCCACTGGTCGGGCGTCATGGTGACGATGATGTCGGGCCGCTCGCGCCATGACTGCGATCAGCGCTGCGGCGAAGCGATCAGCGAGGACTCGAACTGTGGAACCGGCGTCGCCGCCACCGGAAAAGCGGGGTGCACAGCACAGACCACGCAAATGTCACGGTCAGGAACTTGAAGGCGTTGCGCGGAACCAAGTCAGTCCAACCGATGATCACCGCGAAGAAGGCAGTGGAAGCCACCCACCAGACGCTGAACAGCAGCCAGTTGATCAGCAGCTCCTGCCACCAGGGGCGGGTACTCAGCCATTCCCTCATGGCGGCCATCATGCACGATCAGCCGCAAGGCGACTCCAGCGAGTCGCCGGCAGAGGCGGGCCGGATGGCTCACCAGCGGGTCGGCTCGGCGCTCCCACCGACGCACACGGGACACCGGGTGCAAGCGGACGGACGTCCTGCACGAGGCCGTGTCCCGCCTCCGGAGCCTGTGAGCCGGGCTGCGCGCGGGTCCCGGTCCGCACGGCCCCGGATGGCGCGCGGGCCCGGCTCCGCACAGCGAAGAGCCCGGTCCCGGTACGCGGCCAGTGATGGCCTGCGTCCCGGGCCGGGCTCCCGTCCGGCTACGGCACGTATCCGCGCGCGCTCACATGGGCACGCCGTGCGTGACCGCCGCGGAACTACTCCTCGTCGTCGTCCCCGGGCTGGTCCGCCTCGTTGACGTCCTGCTCGAGGCCGAGCTGCTCGACGAGCCACCGGTCGAACTCGATGGCGGCCCGCACCCAGCTGACCGTCGAGGAGACGAAGTGCTCCAGGCTCACGCCCATGCCGATCAGCATCTGCGCCTCGCCGATGAGGCGGACGGTGCCGTCGTCGTGGGTGTGGCTGTACACCTTGGGCCACAGGGTGCGCCGGTTCCAGTCGTCGATGGACTCCAGCAGCTGCGGCTTCTCGTCGATCTTGTGGGGCCGGTCGTAGAACGTCCGCACCGAGAAGACCTGCTGGTCGCCCTCTCCGCGGAACATGAAGTACGTACGGAACTGCTCCCACGGCGCCGCGAGGTCGCCCTCGTCGTCGACGACGTACTTGAGCTCCATCTGGTCCAGGAGCTGCTTCACGAGGTCCTGATCCGGGACGACGGGGCCCGCCGCTCCCTGGGGCTGCGGCTCGGGCTGGCCCCCGAAGTTCGGAATCGAGGACGGGTCGATGCTCACCGTGTTTTTCCCTTCGTACGGATCTCGCCATCCTCCCTCATGCGGGGAGGGGGGTGGCAAGCCCTCCGGGAGGCTGTCAGCCCTGGGCTGACACGATCCGGCCGCCAGGTGGACGTCCGGCAAACGGAGGTGGGAGGTCATGACGCGGACACGGGACGGGACGAAGGGACCGCACGCCCTTCCTCGCCGCCTTCGCGGGCATCGTGCTGTCCGCCTCCGAGTACCCAATGAGCGCCGGACCCACGGAGATCTCCGCACCGGCCCCGACGCGGTTCCCGGCGTTCACGGTGTGACGCGGTCCGCCACCCACCGTGGTGGCGGACCGCGCCGGGGCTCACAGCGTCTTGCCGGTCGCCGGGCCCACCAGCAGGCCCTCGCCGAAGCGGTCGACGCGGACCGTG from Streptomyces sp. 6-11-2 encodes:
- a CDS encoding YbjN domain-containing protein; the encoded protein is MSIDPSSIPNFGGQPEPQPQGAAGPVVPDQDLVKQLLDQMELKYVVDDEGDLAAPWEQFRTYFMFRGEGDQQVFSVRTFYDRPHKIDEKPQLLESIDDWNRRTLWPKVYSHTHDDGTVRLIGEAQMLIGMGVSLEHFVSSTVSWVRAAIEFDRWLVEQLGLEQDVNEADQPGDDDEE